One genomic segment of Arachis duranensis cultivar V14167 chromosome 4, aradu.V14167.gnm2.J7QH, whole genome shotgun sequence includes these proteins:
- the LOC107483337 gene encoding stilbene synthase 3 isoform X2: MVSVSEIHNVQRAEGPATVLAIGTANPPNCVDQSTYADYYFRVTNSEHMTDLKKKFQRICERTQIKNRHMYLTEEILKENPNMCAYKAPSLDAREDMMIREVPRVGKEAATKAIKEWGQPMSKITHLIFCTTSGVALPGVDYELIVLLGLDPCVKRYMMYHQGCFAGGTVLRLAKDLAENNKDARVLIVCSENTAVTFRGPSETDMDSLVGQALFADGAAAIIIGSDPVPDVEKPIFEIVSTDQKLVPGSHGAIGGLLREVGLTFYLNKSVPDIISQNINDALSKAFDPLGIFDYNSIFWIAHPGGRAILDQVEQKVNLKPEKMKATRDVLSNYGNMSSACVFFIMDLMRKKSLEEGLKTTGEGLDWGVLFGFGPGLTIETVVLRSVAI; this comes from the exons ATGGTGTCTGTGAGTGAGATCCACAATGTTCAAAGGGCAGAAGGTCCTGCAACAGTATTGGCAATCGGCACAGCAAATCCACCGAATTGTGTTGATCAAAGCACATATGCTGATTATTATTTCAGAGTAACCAATAGCGAACACATGACTGATCTCAAGAAGAAATTTCAGCGCATTT GTGAAAGAACACAAATCAAGAATAGACATATGTACTTAACAGAAGAGATACTGAAAGAGAATCCTAACATGTGTGCATACAAGGCACCATCGTTGGATGCAAGGGAAGATATGATGATTAGGGAGGTACCAAGAGTTGGAAAAGAAGCTGCAACCAAGGCCATCAAAGAATGGGGACAGCCAATGTCTAAAATCACACATTTGATCTTCTGCACCACCAGTGGTGTTGCGTTGCCTGGCGTTGATTACGAACTCATCGTACTCTTAGGGCTCGACCCATGCGTCAAGAGGTACATGATGTACCACCAAGGCTGCTTCGCTGGTGGCACTGTTCTTCGTTTGGCTAAAGACTTGGCCGAAAACAACAAGGATGCTCGTGTTCTTATCGTTTGTTCTGAGAATACCGCAGTCACTTTCCGTGGTCCTAGTGAGACAGATATGGATAGTCTTGTAGGACAAGCATTGTTTGCAGATGGAGCTGCTGCGATTATCATTGGTTCTGATCCTGTGCCAGATGTTGAGAAGCCTATCTTTGAGATTGTTTCGACCGATCAAAAACTCGTCCCTGGTAGCCATGGAGCTATCGGTGGTCTCCTTCGTGAAGTTGGGCTTACATTCTATCTTAACAAGAGTGTTCCTGAtattatttcacaaaatatcAATGACGCGCTCAGTAAAGCTTTTGATCCGTTGGGTATATTTGATTATAACTCAATATTTTGGATTGCACACCCTGGTGGACGTGCAATTTTGGACCAGGTTGAACAGAAGGTGAACTTGAAACCAGAAAAAATGAAAGCTACTAGAGATGTACTTAGTAATTATGGTAATATGTCAAGTGCATGTGTGTTCTTCATCATGGATTTGATGAGGAAGAAATCTCTTGAAGAAGGACTTAAAACTACCGGTGAAGGACTTGATTGGGGTGTACTTTTTGGCTTTGGTCCTGGTCTCACCATTGAAACCGTTGTTCTTCGCAGTGTGGCTATCTGA
- the LOC107483339 gene encoding stilbene synthase 3 isoform X2 has product MVSVSEIRNVQRAEGPATVLAIGTANPSNCVDQSTYADYYFRVTNSEHMTDLKKKFQRICERTQIKNRHMYLTEEILKENPNMCAYKAPSLDAREDMMIREVPRVGKEAATKAIKEWGQPMSKITHLIFCTTSGVALPGVDYELIVLLGLDPCVKRYMMYHQGCFAGGTVLRLAKDLAENNKDARVLIVCSENTAITFRGPSETDMDSLVGQALFADGAAAIIIGSDPVPEVEKPIFEIVSTDQKLVPGSHGAIGGLLREVGLTFYLNKSVPDIISENINDALSKAFDPLGIFDYNSIFWIAHPGGRAILDQVEQKVNLKPEKMKATRDVLSNYGNMSSACVFFIMDLMRKKSLEEGLKTTGEGLDWGVLSGFGPGLTIETVVLRSVAI; this is encoded by the exons ATGGTGTCTGTGAGTGAGATCCGCAACGTTCAAAGAGCAGAAGGTCCTGCAACTGTATTGGCAATTGGCACGGCAAATCCATCAAATTGTGTTGATCAGAGTACATATGCTGATTACTATTTCAGAGTAACCAATAGCGAACACATGACTGATCTCAAGAAGAAATTTCAGCGCATTT GTGAAAGAACACAGATCAAGAATAGACATATGTACTTAACGGAAGAGATACTGAAAGAGAATCCTAACATGTGTGCATACAAGGCACCGTCGTTGGATGCAAGGGAAGATATGATGATCAGGGAGGTACCAAGGGTTGGAAAAGAGGCTGCAACCAAGGCCATCAAAGAATGGGGACAACCAATGTCTAAAATCACACATTTGATCTTCTGCACCACCAGCGGTGTTGCGTTGCCTGGCGTTGATTACGAACTCATCGTACTCTTAGGGCTCGACCCATGCGTCAAGAGGTACATGATGTACCACCAAGGCTGCTTCGCTGGTGGCACTGTCCTTCGTTTGGCTAAGGACTTGGCTGAAAACAACAAGGATGCTCGTGTTCTTATCGTTTGTTCTGAAAATACTGCAATCACTTTCCGTGGTCCTAGTGAGACAGACATGGATAGTCTTGTAGGACAAGCATTGTTTGCAGATGGAGCTGCTGCTATTATTATTGGTTCTGATCCTGTACCAGAGGTTGAGAAGCCTATCTTTGAGATTGTTTCGACCGATCAAAAACTCGTCCCTGGCAGCCATGGAGCTATCGGTGGTCTCCTTCGTGAAGTTGGGCTTACATTCTATCTTAACAAGAGTGTTCCTGatattatttcagaaaatatCAACGACGCGCTCAGTAAAGCTTTTGATCCGTTGGGTATATTTGATTATAACTCAATATTCTGGATTGCACATCCTGGTGGGCGTGCAATTTTGGACCAAGTTGAACAGAAGGTGAACTTGAAACCAGAGAAAATGAAAGCTACTAGAGATGTGCTTAGCAATTATGGTAATATGTCAAGTGCATGTGTATTCTTCATCATGGATTTGATGAGGAAGAAATCTCTTGAAGAAGGACTTAAAACCACCGGTGAAGGACTTGATTGGGGTGTGCTTTCTGGCTTTGGTCCTGGTCTCACTATTGAAACAGTTGTTCTCCGCAGTGTGGCCATCTGA